The Desulfovibrio sp. UIB00 DNA window GGCACGCCAAGGTGCGCGCCAAGGTGCATGATGCCCGTATCCGGCGTGATCAGCGCGTCCAGCTCGTCTACGGCGTCCACAAGGGAGGGCCAGTCTGTTTTGCCGCTGCAATCATCCACCCTGTCGAGCATCTTGCCGGGCAACTGCCGCATGAGCTGACGGGCAGCGGGCTGCTCCGCCCTTGAACCCAGCAACAGAATGCGCGGGCCGCCCAATGCCCCAAAGGCCGTGCGCACAACCTCGGCCAGCACGGGCACGGGCAACGAGCGGCGAGATTCCCGCCCTGCCAGCACCACGCCAAGCCCTCGCCCGCCGGGGGTCGCCACAGGGTTGACCCTGCGGGACTCAATAGGATCTGGTGCAAAATGCGCCCAAAAATCCACAAGGTTCATAGTTGCCAGCGCGCGCCGCTCACTGAGGCGGAAGCCAAGCCGCGCCCAGGGCGAGCGCGAAATTCCTCCGGCCTCGGGTCGATACCCCTGAACCTGCTCTGCCTCAAAAACTCGGCACAATGCCGCAGTAGTGCCGGAAAAATTGCAGTTGTACACGGCTTCAAAGGGCAAGCCCAGCCAACGGTCCAGCACAGCGGTGTTGCGCGCCAGCGCCTCTGCCTCGGGCCTGCCGTGCACCGACAGGGCGTGCAGCTCGGCAAAGGGATAGAGCACCCTGGCCAGCGGAACCAGACTGGCATCCACGGCGAGATGAACCTCGCCGCGCAAGGCCAGGCTCAACAACAGGCGCTTGGTCTGCACCAGATCGCCAAAGCGTGCCGCTTGTATGACCAAAAATTTGGGCATGTCGTTCCGTATGGTTGTTGCTGGCAGTAGTCAGTTAATGGCCGAAACATGCGTAAAACTGCCAATTGCCCACAATCTAAGGCAATCTGCCCACCGAGGCAAGCAATGTGGGGCGCAACAATTGAAGCTGCGCAAAGACGGCAACGCGCTGGCCCTTTGCAAAATATTTCGCGCTGCTGTATGCTCACCTTCAAGCTTCTTTCACCATCTGGATCACACATGCGCGCACAACAGCCCTCCGCCCCGCTCTACCCCATATTTATCTCGCTTTCGGGCATCCGCTGCCTGGTGGTCGGCCTTGGTCAGGTGGGGCAACGCAAACTTTCCGGCCTGCTGGCCTGCAATCCGGCATCCGTGCTGGTGCTCGACCTTGCCGGACCTGCACCGGAAGCAGCGGAACTGCTGCGCGACTCAAGGGTACGCTTTGAACGCCGCGCCTGCGAGGCTGCCGACCTCAATGGCTGCGGGCTGGTATTTGCCGCCACGGGCAGCGCTGCGGAAAACAGCCGCATTGCCGCCCTGTGCGCCGCTGCGGGTATTTTGTGCAACAGCGCGAGCAATCCGGATGAAGGCTGTTTTCAGGTGCCTGCCGTGGCCCGAAGCACCCCGCTTGCGGCGGCGCTTTCCACTGGCGGGGCAAGCCCCGCGCTGGCCCGCCGCTGGAAGGGCGAACTTGAGCACTGGCTTGAACCGCGTTCGCGCATGGCAACCCTGATGGGTCGGCTGCGGCCTCTGGTTCTTGCCTTGGGGCACGATACAGGGCAGAATACCGGATTGTTCCGCAAGCTGGCAGAATCACCTCTGCAACAGTGGCTGGAAGAACACGACCATGAAAAC harbors:
- a CDS encoding glycosyltransferase family 9 protein, which produces MPKFLVIQAARFGDLVQTKRLLLSLALRGEVHLAVDASLVPLARVLYPFAELHALSVHGRPEAEALARNTAVLDRWLGLPFEAVYNCNFSGTTAALCRVFEAEQVQGYRPEAGGISRSPWARLGFRLSERRALATMNLVDFWAHFAPDPIESRRVNPVATPGGRGLGVVLAGRESRRSLPVPVLAEVVRTAFGALGGPRILLLGSRAEQPAARQLMRQLPGKMLDRVDDCSGKTDWPSLVDAVDELDALITPDTGIMHLGAHLGVPVLGFFLSSAWLHETGPYGEGHHVWQTARTCGPCLETAPCPYDVACGRPLAQVELLRSVAAVLARLKSGAPFAAAQAESWPPLPADLQLWRTGMDALGTLPYLLAGSDPHARERGYVRDFLAARLHLSMTDESAVLAPQAPNLDEWLYNDADWMLPPGRYC
- a CDS encoding bifunctional precorrin-2 dehydrogenase/sirohydrochlorin ferrochelatase, encoding MRAQQPSAPLYPIFISLSGIRCLVVGLGQVGQRKLSGLLACNPASVLVLDLAGPAPEAAELLRDSRVRFERRACEAADLNGCGLVFAATGSAAENSRIAALCAAAGILCNSASNPDEGCFQVPAVARSTPLAAALSTGGASPALARRWKGELEHWLEPRSRMATLMGRLRPLVLALGHDTGQNTGLFRKLAESPLQQWLEEHDHENCTRYLQAALPPALHANIAELLHDLP